The following are encoded in a window of Lichenicola cladoniae genomic DNA:
- a CDS encoding sugar ABC transporter ATP-binding protein, translating to MSGTITLHGVRKAYGPVVALEALDFEIRVGEVVGLVGQNGSGKSTLLKILSGLALPDSGEIRLDGEKIVLDSAAAATRYGIGMVHQEQSLIPNLTVAENIFLDKAHASKRMGLYRWSSLNAAARAQLDKLSVDIPTTILVEDLRFSERQQVEFAKVLAIEEMVDKPPLILFDEPTSLLTPDEIRSLFAQINRLRARASIVFVSHRLEEVLEISDRVIVLTDGRKMAERSTSSIDREELYELMVGRQRVDPAIRNQKRSARESTPLLEVNRLTSHPHFRDVTLRLGRGEILGIVGVLGSGAEELCRAIFGVIKPDSGDVLLDGKVLKINGPRSAVRQGIGYLPANRRAEGMLPGRSLTENAVITFGSEYGWRSCILNRRREREVAQNWMSRLKVKMNKASAAISSLSGGNQQKIVLAKWLLAKNLRLLLLDHPSRGLDPGARDDLFEVVREQVSNGLSVIFVADTIAELLDLSDRIVVMRDGEVTAQFEPSSGTLPREEEIVAAMV from the coding sequence ATGAGCGGCACCATCACGCTGCATGGCGTACGCAAGGCCTACGGTCCCGTCGTCGCTCTCGAGGCACTGGATTTCGAGATCCGGGTGGGCGAGGTCGTCGGCCTGGTTGGGCAAAACGGCTCGGGCAAGTCGACGCTCCTGAAGATCCTGTCCGGCCTGGCTCTTCCGGACTCCGGAGAGATCCGGCTCGACGGCGAGAAGATCGTGCTGGACTCGGCAGCCGCCGCGACACGATACGGCATCGGCATGGTCCATCAGGAACAGTCCCTGATTCCAAATCTCACGGTCGCGGAGAATATCTTCCTCGACAAGGCGCATGCATCGAAGAGAATGGGGCTGTATCGCTGGTCTTCGCTGAATGCAGCTGCACGGGCACAGCTCGATAAACTGTCGGTCGACATCCCGACAACGATCCTGGTGGAAGATCTTCGCTTTTCCGAAAGGCAGCAGGTCGAATTCGCCAAGGTGCTAGCCATCGAGGAGATGGTGGATAAGCCGCCTCTCATCCTGTTCGATGAACCAACCTCCCTGCTGACGCCGGACGAGATCCGCTCGCTGTTCGCCCAGATCAACCGGCTGCGTGCGCGCGCCAGTATCGTGTTCGTCTCGCATCGTCTGGAAGAGGTCTTGGAGATCAGCGATCGTGTCATCGTTCTGACCGACGGCCGGAAGATGGCCGAGCGATCGACGTCTTCGATCGACCGGGAAGAGCTATACGAACTCATGGTTGGTCGCCAGCGGGTCGATCCGGCCATTCGGAACCAGAAGCGCTCCGCCCGCGAAAGCACGCCGCTGCTGGAGGTCAATCGACTCACGAGCCATCCCCATTTCCGGGATGTCACGCTCCGGCTCGGCCGCGGCGAGATCCTGGGAATCGTGGGCGTGCTCGGATCCGGTGCGGAGGAGCTCTGCCGGGCCATTTTCGGCGTCATCAAGCCTGATTCGGGTGATGTGCTTCTCGACGGCAAGGTCCTGAAGATCAACGGTCCGCGCTCGGCCGTCAGGCAGGGAATCGGCTATCTTCCCGCCAACCGGCGCGCCGAGGGCATGCTGCCGGGCCGGTCCCTGACAGAGAACGCGGTCATCACCTTCGGCAGCGAGTACGGCTGGAGATCCTGTATTCTGAACCGGCGCCGAGAGCGCGAGGTCGCGCAGAACTGGATGTCCCGCCTGAAGGTCAAGATGAACAAGGCTTCGGCCGCGATCTCGAGTCTGAGCGGCGGCAACCAGCAGAAAATCGTGCTGGCGAAATGGCTCCTCGCGAAGAACCTGCGGCTTCTGCTCCTCGACCATCCAAGCCGGGGCCTCGATCCGGGTGCGCGCGACGATCTGTTCGAGGTCGTTCGTGAACAGGTCAGCAACGGACTATCCGTGATCTTCGTTGCGGACACGATCGCAGAACTGCTCGACTTGTCGGACCGGATCGTCGTGATGCGCGATGGCGAAGTCACCGCGCAGTTCGAACCGTCCTCCGGCACTCTGCCGAGGGAAGAAGAAATCGTCGCGGCCATGGTCTGA
- a CDS encoding ABC transporter permease, translated as MGMSQSTTGKVGARSIRRLRMLGSRTAWAQIAGPVTALVILAIGFQLSSGTFLTAANLRSVIEAAAVPAIIAAGISFVLIMGAIDLSVEGVMAATSMVAALLVANGVNANNWGAAGLGVALLVSIGFGVFSGILNAVLRMPSLIVTLGTWFIGLGVAAVLFPQRVPQIRDSLLLGLAQTRILNFSLVVYIAIFLVVIAQLILYFTRLGRMIYAIGGEEGLLAASGIRIKRIKIAAFALSGLFAGISSLLLSAQLGSGNTNIGDGHLFPAVSASVLGGTVLTGGRGGAVQSALGALILEVLNNGLIQIGAGPYTRNIISGVIILAAVAIGGWRRRGILRVVK; from the coding sequence ATGGGTATGTCCCAAAGCACGACCGGCAAGGTCGGGGCTCGATCGATCCGGCGCCTGCGGATGCTGGGCAGCCGGACGGCGTGGGCCCAGATCGCCGGCCCGGTCACTGCTCTGGTCATCCTGGCTATCGGCTTCCAGCTGAGCAGCGGGACATTCCTTACTGCGGCGAATCTCCGATCGGTGATCGAGGCAGCGGCGGTTCCGGCCATCATTGCGGCCGGAATTTCCTTCGTTCTCATCATGGGTGCGATCGACCTATCCGTCGAAGGCGTGATGGCAGCCACCAGCATGGTGGCTGCCCTTCTCGTGGCCAACGGTGTGAACGCGAATAACTGGGGTGCGGCAGGCCTGGGGGTGGCCCTTCTAGTCAGCATCGGCTTCGGCGTATTCAGCGGCATCCTGAACGCAGTTCTCCGCATGCCGTCGCTGATCGTCACGCTCGGCACCTGGTTCATCGGACTCGGCGTAGCCGCGGTGCTGTTTCCGCAACGTGTCCCGCAGATACGGGACAGTCTGCTCCTTGGCCTGGCACAGACCAGGATCCTGAACTTCAGTCTTGTCGTCTATATTGCGATCTTCCTGGTCGTTATCGCTCAGCTCATCCTGTATTTTACCAGGCTCGGGCGCATGATCTATGCGATCGGCGGTGAAGAAGGCCTACTGGCGGCAAGTGGCATCCGCATTAAACGGATCAAGATCGCCGCCTTCGCGTTGAGCGGCCTCTTCGCCGGGATCAGTAGCCTGCTTCTTTCCGCCCAGCTCGGGAGCGGCAACACCAACATCGGTGATGGCCATCTGTTTCCCGCAGTCAGCGCCTCGGTGCTCGGCGGCACGGTGCTGACCGGCGGACGAGGCGGCGCGGTACAGTCGGCACTGGGAGCCCTGATCCTCGAAGTCCTCAATAACGGCCTGATCCAGATAGGCGCCGGACCCTATACCCGCAACATCATCAGCGGAGTCATTATCCTTGCAGCCGTGGCCATCGGCGGCTGGCGTCGTCGCGGCATCCTGAGGGTTGTGAAATGA
- a CDS encoding sugar ABC transporter substrate-binding protein — MSAHIKSGGFRNTLLCCLALAITAVVPSARSDAAEAKGGKLIVGIDETASEYWSEYLQGVHDIADSLGKSPVVLTSNYQGDQLLAQLGATYATGCHECALATDPSSNAFVKAVVARSAKAKVRIVTLWNRPEDIHPWDTDPQYWVAHTSFDGVESGYDQGMALCKALGGKGEIAAIEGVPSTPPAYQRIRGLKKALAECPGLKLVDTQVADWQETKAQNVTRAWLAHYGSDLKGIFASNDAMARGAVAALKEKGLNGKTLVTGSDGSNIGLEMVKNGDMLVTIWNDPVLQGAVSMSLAYGAAIGDIDPEKLTHAQRDFYLKQEPVTKDNVDKYLALKRDQPKYTYADIKKDFWKDSAGQIPVGANDNK; from the coding sequence ATGTCGGCACACATCAAATCTGGCGGGTTCCGCAACACGTTGCTCTGTTGTCTGGCTCTTGCCATAACGGCGGTCGTTCCGTCGGCGCGAAGCGACGCCGCGGAAGCGAAGGGCGGCAAGTTGATCGTCGGGATCGACGAGACCGCGTCGGAATACTGGTCCGAATATCTCCAGGGCGTCCACGACATTGCGGACTCGCTCGGCAAGAGTCCTGTCGTGCTGACCAGCAACTATCAGGGTGACCAGCTTCTCGCCCAGCTTGGCGCCACCTACGCCACCGGCTGCCATGAATGTGCCCTGGCGACCGACCCGTCCTCGAACGCCTTCGTCAAGGCCGTCGTGGCCAGATCGGCAAAAGCCAAGGTGCGGATCGTAACGCTTTGGAACCGACCCGAGGACATCCACCCCTGGGATACCGATCCGCAATACTGGGTTGCGCATACGTCCTTCGATGGTGTCGAGTCCGGCTATGATCAGGGAATGGCGCTCTGCAAGGCGCTCGGCGGCAAGGGCGAGATCGCTGCCATCGAGGGAGTCCCGTCCACCCCGCCCGCCTACCAGCGGATCAGGGGCCTGAAGAAGGCGCTGGCCGAATGCCCCGGGCTGAAACTCGTCGATACCCAGGTGGCGGACTGGCAGGAAACCAAGGCGCAGAATGTCACGCGCGCCTGGCTCGCGCATTACGGCAGCGATCTCAAGGGCATATTCGCATCCAATGACGCGATGGCGCGCGGCGCCGTCGCAGCGCTCAAGGAGAAGGGTCTTAACGGCAAGACCCTGGTGACCGGCTCCGACGGATCGAACATCGGCCTGGAGATGGTCAAGAACGGCGACATGCTGGTGACCATCTGGAACGATCCTGTCCTGCAGGGTGCCGTGTCCATGTCGCTCGCATATGGCGCGGCGATCGGTGATATCGACCCGGAAAAGCTGACCCATGCACAGAGGGATTTCTACCTCAAGCAGGAGCCGGTCACGAAAGACAATGTCGACAAGTATCTGGCCCTAAAGCGCGACCAGCCGAAATACACCTACGCGGATATCAAGAAAGATTTCTGGAAGGACTCCGCTGGCCAAATTCCTGTAGGAGCGAACGACAATAAATAG
- a CDS encoding ketopantoate reductase family protein, whose product MDQTQKASPRIAFLGTGAQGASIGADFAAAGHDVTFIEQWPEHVEAIREHGITVNLPTRSFNVRVPVLHLCQVAEVKVPFDIVFIVVKAYDTKWACQLIEPYLAADGLVVGLQNGMTHEDIAGIVGRERTIGAVIEIASNMWVPGTTNRENDHDTSWFAMGALDPNTQDRVEAVADLLRCTGTVEVTDDIRSAKWMKLVVNAAELIPSAIIDMPLADAARYPGMLDVMREAGYEAMRAALADGSKIVPIIGMPPITTNDPERYVDQIFEMVLTTFSSQDTLTTSLQDWRKGRRAEIKEVNGWVVDILAAHGQAAPMNERVVQVALEIETGKIPLERENASLLVETLRTVRPQ is encoded by the coding sequence ATGGATCAGACACAAAAGGCGTCACCGCGGATCGCGTTTCTCGGCACCGGTGCGCAGGGCGCATCGATAGGAGCCGATTTCGCCGCCGCCGGCCACGACGTGACCTTCATCGAGCAGTGGCCCGAGCATGTGGAGGCGATCCGCGAGCATGGAATAACGGTCAATCTCCCGACCCGAAGTTTCAACGTCCGTGTTCCTGTTCTGCATCTGTGTCAGGTGGCCGAAGTCAAAGTGCCCTTTGACATAGTCTTCATTGTCGTGAAGGCCTACGACACCAAATGGGCCTGCCAGTTGATCGAGCCTTATCTTGCGGCTGACGGCCTTGTCGTGGGGCTGCAGAACGGCATGACGCACGAGGACATCGCCGGCATCGTCGGCCGGGAGCGGACTATCGGGGCCGTCATCGAGATCGCCTCGAACATGTGGGTGCCGGGCACGACCAACCGGGAAAACGACCACGATACGTCCTGGTTCGCCATGGGTGCCCTCGATCCGAACACGCAGGACCGGGTCGAGGCCGTCGCGGATTTGCTGCGGTGCACCGGAACCGTCGAAGTCACCGACGATATCCGCTCCGCAAAATGGATGAAGCTGGTCGTCAACGCTGCCGAGCTCATCCCGTCGGCCATCATCGACATGCCCCTTGCCGATGCCGCCCGTTATCCCGGCATGCTCGACGTCATGCGCGAAGCTGGCTACGAGGCGATGCGTGCCGCCCTGGCGGATGGGTCGAAAATCGTGCCCATCATCGGCATGCCTCCGATCACCACCAACGATCCCGAGCGCTATGTCGACCAGATCTTCGAGATGGTGCTGACTACCTTCTCCAGCCAGGACACCTTGACCACGTCCCTTCAGGATTGGCGGAAAGGGCGTCGTGCCGAGATCAAGGAAGTTAACGGCTGGGTCGTGGATATCCTTGCCGCGCACGGTCAGGCCGCGCCCATGAACGAGCGCGTCGTCCAGGTCGCGCTGGAGATCGAGACCGGCAAGATTCCGCTCGAAAGAGAGAATGCCAGTCTTCTCGTGGAGACTCTTCGAACGGTCAGGCCGCAATAA
- a CDS encoding LacI family DNA-binding transcriptional regulator yields the protein MATKAGVHVSTASRALNPKSEHRISSKTVSKIERIAEQLGYSANPLASSLRTQRTGTVGLVVPNLSDPLFGPIIASVQERVARDGYITFVASSDYKPEKLLSIIQTMARQHVAGLVIASFDLNDPAADLCVEMGIPTVALLRDPRHPDLSSIAMDDEKGVEALVDYILGLGHKAVAYITAPLAASTAQNRLAGFVAGSKLPKAAGCKFEVIESQAYDIEEGERIMKTMLANGLEATAILCFNDLLAVGALVALKSVGISCPERISVTGVNDLPFAALLTPPLTTLHNAGRRLGQEGAELLIRLIEKGDCPVEHILFPSHIVIRGSTGPAPKARQSDDNRATKVRRKPTSGKI from the coding sequence GTGGCGACCAAGGCCGGCGTGCATGTATCGACGGCGTCGCGCGCGCTCAATCCGAAGTCCGAACATCGGATTTCCAGCAAGACCGTCAGCAAGATCGAGCGGATCGCGGAGCAGCTCGGTTACAGCGCCAACCCGCTTGCCTCGAGCCTGCGGACACAGCGAACCGGCACAGTGGGCCTTGTCGTTCCCAATCTGAGTGACCCGCTCTTTGGACCGATCATCGCATCTGTGCAGGAACGTGTGGCTCGGGATGGTTACATCACGTTCGTCGCCAGCTCCGACTATAAGCCCGAAAAGCTGTTGTCGATTATCCAAACGATGGCTCGACAGCATGTTGCCGGGCTTGTGATCGCAAGTTTCGACCTGAACGATCCCGCGGCCGACCTCTGTGTCGAAATGGGAATCCCCACGGTCGCATTGCTCCGAGACCCACGGCACCCCGACCTGTCCTCAATCGCCATGGATGACGAGAAGGGTGTCGAGGCACTGGTGGACTACATCCTGGGCCTGGGACACAAAGCGGTCGCATACATCACTGCTCCATTGGCGGCATCGACCGCTCAGAACCGACTGGCCGGCTTTGTTGCCGGCTCAAAGCTTCCGAAGGCGGCTGGCTGCAAGTTCGAGGTCATAGAGTCCCAGGCGTATGACATCGAAGAAGGCGAGCGGATCATGAAGACAATGCTCGCGAACGGTCTCGAGGCGACGGCGATCCTGTGCTTCAACGATCTGCTGGCGGTCGGCGCTCTTGTCGCGTTGAAATCGGTCGGGATCTCATGTCCGGAACGGATCTCGGTCACAGGGGTCAACGACCTGCCATTTGCGGCTCTTCTGACACCGCCGCTCACGACCCTCCACAATGCCGGGCGTAGGCTTGGCCAGGAGGGAGCCGAGCTTCTGATCAGGCTTATCGAAAAAGGAGACTGTCCGGTCGAACACATCCTGTTTCCATCCCATATCGTGATCCGGGGCAGCACGGGGCCGGCGCCGAAAGCTAGGCAGAGCGACGATAATCGGGCCACTAAAGTTCGCCGCAAACCGACGTCCGGGAAGATCTAG
- a CDS encoding YciI family protein, whose amino-acid sequence MICVRIAYSSPDRNIDRANLLEAHKAFLRSGALTILQSGPIFDQEGVQTGAIVIADAPDIETMKAVCAKDPFVMHGIYDRISFSEGRVTIGQVV is encoded by the coding sequence ATGATCTGCGTCAGGATCGCGTATTCCTCGCCGGATCGAAACATCGACCGAGCGAACCTGCTGGAAGCGCACAAGGCGTTCCTGCGGAGCGGCGCCCTGACTATTCTCCAGTCGGGTCCGATTTTCGATCAGGAAGGTGTTCAGACCGGTGCCATCGTCATTGCCGACGCGCCCGACATCGAGACGATGAAAGCAGTCTGCGCCAAGGATCCGTTCGTCATGCATGGCATCTACGACCGCATCAGCTTCTCCGAAGGGCGTGTCACGATTGGGCAGGTCGTCTAA
- a CDS encoding LysR substrate-binding domain-containing protein, which translates to MFLGSAEAQVYAVKAAFSIAQLATWLIEAELRSGELVEILPELATDGLGLDIVWPKSRRLQPQVDALIKLFAGDLRID; encoded by the coding sequence ATGTTTCTCGGCAGCGCAGAGGCGCAGGTCTACGCGGTCAAGGCGGCTTTTAGCATTGCGCAACTGGCGACCTGGCTCATAGAGGCCGAGCTTCGGAGCGGCGAGTTGGTCGAGATATTGCCCGAATTGGCAACCGATGGCTTGGGTCTCGATATCGTATGGCCCAAAAGTAGACGATTGCAGCCGCAGGTGGACGCGCTCATCAAGCTGTTCGCTGGTGATCTGCGTATAGACTGA
- a CDS encoding LysR substrate-binding domain-containing protein: MRVLPLILQFVERHPHLRPCITFTDRVVDVAEDGIDVAVRIGAPDVWPDTLGHLHLGIERVTLFAAPSIWPATAHPPRKKPCCIMPAFCTARRTAARSHGASHVRPDPQNDALWTGACFSAAQRRRSTRSRRLLALRNWRPGS; the protein is encoded by the coding sequence ATGCGGGTCCTTCCCCTGATCCTGCAGTTCGTCGAGAGACACCCTCATCTTCGACCCTGCATCACCTTCACCGATCGTGTCGTCGACGTGGCCGAGGACGGCATAGATGTCGCCGTGCGCATTGGCGCACCGGACGTCTGGCCCGATACCCTGGGACACCTTCACCTCGGCATCGAGCGGGTGACGCTTTTCGCCGCTCCGAGTATCTGGCCCGCCACGGCGCACCCACCTCGGAAGAAGCCCTGCTGCATCATGCCTGCATTCTGTACGGCAAGACGGACCGCAGCGCGATCACATGGCGCTTCGCACGTGAGGCCCGACCCTCAGAACGACGCCCTATGGACGGGCGCATGTTTCTCGGCAGCGCAGAGGCGCAGGTCTACGCGGTCAAGGCGGCTTTTAGCATTGCGCAACTGGCGACCTGGCTCATAG
- a CDS encoding MFS transporter, which produces MFGIPLGTLAASTIGWRGTFWSLSGLSILVAILLALTCPSLARPERVRIAEQLRILRDPFFVGRNPLGATLLTVAILALGMIAVPAPAGSTIGLLLGMAVWGIANAALYPICQVRVMKSAVHAQALAGTLNVAMANAGIGPSAIFGGLALRHFGLWSLGCVAAAIAVLAMATVPIVARLGRGAGR; this is translated from the coding sequence GTGTTCGGCATCCCGCTTGGTACCCTGGCGGCCTCCACGATCGGCTGGCGCGGCACGTTCTGGAGCCTCTCCGGCCTGTCGATCCTGGTGGCGATCCTGTTGGCGCTCACCTGCCCCAGTCTGGCGCGACCGGAGCGCGTTCGTATTGCCGAACAGCTTCGTATCCTCCGGGACCCGTTTTTCGTCGGCCGCAACCCGCTTGGCGCCACGCTGCTGACAGTGGCGATACTGGCTCTGGGCATGATCGCGGTTCCGGCGCCGGCAGGCTCCACGATCGGACTGCTGCTCGGGATGGCGGTCTGGGGCATTGCGAATGCGGCGCTCTACCCCATCTGCCAGGTTCGCGTGATGAAATCCGCTGTCCACGCCCAGGCTCTGGCCGGAACGTTGAACGTCGCCATGGCCAATGCCGGCATCGGACCAAGCGCCATCTTCGGCGGTCTTGCCCTCCGGCATTTCGGGCTCTGGAGTCTTGGATGCGTTGCGGCCGCAATTGCGGTCCTGGCGATGGCAACAGTGCCGATTGTCGCACGCCTGGGCAGAGGAGCCGGCCGATGA
- a CDS encoding LLM class oxidoreductase: MSNVLSTTTPTTSNDLADHRGYARVFQPGHLTVGFIAPLEGYPDSPGPTLRDHDIMIRKADDLGFAALWLRDVPFYDPHFGDVGQVIDPMVYAGWIAAQTRRITIGTAGIVLPLRDPLIVAKQAASIDQLTGGRFLLGLSSGDRPSEFAAFGADIGNRAARYRDGLSVIRAATETRFPTLDSEFYGRLDGSLDLVPKPVGPRLPILAIGRAGQTLDWIGTATDGWIWHLSDARRLPDVIAHWRQASPDEQFKPYGYGAMFDLSSNPDAPLQIGGGMRGGRNALLDHWQRQRDEGVNHIALNLKPIRRPAGDVMDELAAYILPHFPTPGAAS; this comes from the coding sequence ATGAGCAACGTTCTGTCGACCACGACCCCAACCACCAGTAACGATCTCGCCGACCACCGTGGCTACGCCCGCGTGTTCCAACCCGGGCACTTGACCGTCGGCTTCATAGCCCCGCTCGAGGGCTATCCGGACAGCCCGGGCCCGACGCTGAGGGACCACGACATCATGATCCGCAAGGCCGACGACCTCGGTTTCGCAGCGCTCTGGCTTCGCGACGTGCCGTTCTACGACCCGCACTTCGGCGACGTCGGCCAGGTGATCGATCCCATGGTCTACGCCGGCTGGATCGCGGCGCAGACCCGCAGGATAACGATCGGTACCGCCGGCATCGTGTTGCCGCTGCGCGATCCGCTGATCGTCGCCAAGCAGGCGGCGAGCATCGACCAGCTTACCGGCGGCCGTTTCCTCCTGGGGCTATCGTCCGGCGACCGCCCCTCCGAGTTTGCCGCGTTCGGCGCCGATATCGGGAACCGTGCCGCCCGTTACCGAGACGGCCTGTCGGTCATTCGCGCAGCAACCGAAACGCGCTTCCCGACCCTGGACTCCGAATTCTACGGCAGGCTGGACGGAAGCCTCGATCTCGTCCCGAAGCCGGTCGGGCCGCGTCTGCCGATCCTGGCGATCGGCCGGGCGGGTCAGACGCTCGACTGGATCGGCACCGCCACCGACGGCTGGATCTGGCACCTCAGCGATGCAAGGAGATTGCCGGACGTGATTGCGCATTGGAGGCAGGCTTCGCCGGACGAGCAGTTCAAGCCATATGGCTACGGAGCAATGTTCGACCTGTCGTCGAATCCCGATGCGCCGCTGCAAATCGGCGGCGGTATGCGGGGTGGACGAAACGCCTTGCTCGACCACTGGCAGCGGCAACGAGACGAGGGCGTGAATCACATCGCCCTGAACCTGAAGCCGATCCGGCGGCCCGCCGGCGACGTGATGGATGAGCTTGCCGCCTACATCCTTCCCCATTTCCCAACGCCGGGCGCGGCCAGTTAG
- a CDS encoding EthD domain-containing protein, with amino-acid sequence MTLQNYATRDESIRINSYTTVLRRNDVPHDVFATYWRDVHGPLCSRIPGLAWYVQHHFSREQDAHLWPEVDGVTPLPGYILDGGVEIGFADVADQAVFKDASSILFSDEQNMFAETLAYDLPNGSMTLLDRWADPAPNGKDGLDRIHLHFSPRHDDIAAFQTFLKDDLAATLAASPEVWKVRLHLPAQYDNAAPSPPAPNVAHFASSERTHLAVMELAFANPLARRAFYASEEFQSTVAAQGRHIRHASAFAVSGVYTYVRNKTLTTAGLRGSRAAQLIVLLGANNQISPDVEHLLQFGTNR; translated from the coding sequence ATGACACTGCAAAATTACGCCACTCGCGACGAGTCCATCCGCATCAATTCCTACACGACGGTCCTGCGCCGAAACGACGTGCCACACGATGTTTTTGCGACCTATTGGCGCGACGTGCATGGCCCGCTCTGTTCCAGGATCCCCGGCCTCGCCTGGTATGTCCAACACCATTTCAGCCGTGAGCAGGATGCGCATCTATGGCCGGAGGTCGATGGTGTTACGCCGTTGCCGGGTTACATCCTGGATGGCGGGGTGGAGATCGGCTTTGCCGATGTGGCGGACCAGGCCGTGTTCAAAGACGCCAGTTCCATCCTGTTCTCGGACGAACAGAACATGTTCGCCGAGACGCTGGCTTACGATTTGCCGAACGGGTCGATGACCCTCCTAGATCGATGGGCCGATCCCGCCCCGAACGGTAAGGACGGTCTCGACCGCATTCACCTGCATTTCAGCCCGCGGCACGACGATATCGCCGCTTTTCAGACCTTCTTGAAGGATGATCTGGCGGCGACCTTGGCGGCTTCGCCCGAGGTCTGGAAAGTGCGGCTGCATTTGCCAGCGCAGTACGACAACGCGGCGCCGAGCCCGCCGGCCCCGAACGTCGCGCATTTTGCATCTTCGGAGCGCACGCATCTGGCCGTCATGGAACTAGCCTTCGCCAACCCCCTCGCGAGGCGGGCCTTCTACGCCTCGGAGGAGTTTCAATCGACCGTCGCCGCTCAGGGCCGCCACATCCGGCATGCCTCCGCCTTCGCGGTCAGTGGTGTCTACACCTACGTGCGGAACAAAACACTGACCACGGCCGGTTTGCGAGGTAGCCGCGCTGCTCAACTCATCGTACTGCTCGGGGCCAACAACCAGATTTCTCCGGACGTAGAGCACCTCCTGCAGTTTGGAACGAACCGGTGA
- the maiA gene encoding maleylacetoacetate isomerase — protein MTAKPRFELFAYWRTSATYRVRVALALKGITAAERIINIDAGEHRQDAFLAINPLGAIPALIDHETDALPLTQSLAILEYLDEIHPEPPLLPPDPIGRARVRSLSLMLAADTHPLIVPRVKKYLTTTGGFDDPQWRDWQTRWFTTGLQAFEKRLSSDPGTGIYCHGDAIGMADICLASLIVVMRVFGIAVDGIPTIERIMRACEAHTAFSNAEPRRQVGAPPD, from the coding sequence ATGACTGCAAAGCCGCGTTTCGAACTATTCGCCTACTGGCGCACCTCGGCCACCTATCGGGTAAGGGTGGCTCTGGCCCTCAAGGGGATCACGGCGGCCGAGCGGATCATCAATATCGATGCTGGTGAGCATCGGCAGGACGCCTTTCTTGCAATCAATCCGCTCGGCGCCATCCCGGCATTGATCGACCACGAAACCGATGCATTGCCGCTTACCCAGTCCCTGGCGATCCTGGAGTATCTTGACGAGATACATCCAGAGCCACCGCTGTTACCACCCGATCCGATTGGCCGGGCTCGGGTGCGATCATTGTCGTTGATGCTGGCGGCGGATACCCATCCACTCATCGTTCCCCGGGTGAAAAAGTATCTGACTACGACCGGCGGCTTCGACGACCCGCAATGGCGCGACTGGCAAACCCGCTGGTTCACCACCGGCCTGCAAGCGTTCGAGAAGCGGCTGAGCAGCGATCCCGGGACCGGAATCTATTGCCACGGCGATGCGATCGGCATGGCCGACATCTGCCTAGCCAGTCTTATTGTAGTGATGCGTGTCTTCGGCATTGCTGTTGATGGCATCCCGACCATCGAGCGGATCATGCGGGCCTGCGAGGCGCATACGGCTTTTTCGAACGCAGAGCCCCGGCGGCAGGTGGGCGCGCCGCCGGATTGA